The following proteins come from a genomic window of Nicotiana tomentosiformis chromosome 12, ASM39032v3, whole genome shotgun sequence:
- the LOC138891376 gene encoding uncharacterized protein, whose product MESSLKTIKHVYVPSAFNVLASDLNNLTHNDSLAPLGFDQIFEGETLFPHEEEEMHDTQRSKIRPCESEKVKKVRGTNRCKKITGLKVGEKLRVTFYHNRVVGQHHVSFTRHLGILVCDRNMYPLCVHSWADIKEYKIQHMWEAITDKTDSDDINDQRDHVFKHMRKLWNNCRGSMHMNIKSKPFRYAIKDVPNGVDKSDWEWLVKEHFFTEIFKETSTRNSINRSKLSMPHRMDSKPIREIIYELGGKDGNPLDVATIYF is encoded by the exons ATGGAATCAAGTTTGAAGACTATTAAGCATGTGTACGTTCCATCTG CTTTTAATGTATTAGCTTCTGATCTTAATAACCTAACTCATAATGATAGTCTTGCACCTCTTGGTTTTGATCAAATATTTGAAGGTGAAACTCTTTTTCCTCATGAAGAAGAAGAGATGCACGACACTCAGAGAagtaaaataa GGCCATGTGAATCTGAAAAGGTAAAAAAAGTGAGAGGAACGAATAGGTGTAAAAAAATTACAGGACTCAAAGTTGGAGAAAAGTTGCGCGTCACTTTCTACCACAATAGGGTTGTTGGGCAACATCATGTCTCATTTACGAGACACTTAGGTATATTGGTCTGTGATCGTAATATGTACCCATTGTGTGTACACTCATGGGCAGACATCAAAGAATATAAGATACAACACATGTGGGAAGCTATTACG GACAAAACTGATAGTGATGACATAAATGATCAACGAGATCATGTCTTTAAACATATGAGAAAGTTATGGAATAATTGCAGAGGATCGATGCACATGAATATTAAGTCTAAGCCATTCCGTTATGCTATAAAAGATGTGCCAAATGGGGTAGACAAGAGTGATTGGGAATGGCTGGTCAAGGAGCATTTTTTTACTGAAATATTTAAG GAGACAAGTACAAGAAACTCGATCAATAGGTCTAAGTTGAGTATGCCTCATCGTATGGATAGTAAGCCAATTAGGGAGATCATTTATGAATTG GGAGGTAAAGATGGTAATCCACTAGATGTGGCAACTATTTATTTTTAG